One window of the Enterobacter huaxiensis genome contains the following:
- a CDS encoding ATP-binding cassette domain-containing protein: MNDAVIQLNNLVKRFAGMDKPAVAPLNCTIQKGYVTGLVGPDGAGKTTLMRMLAGLLKPDEGSASVLGLDPIENDGPLHAIMGYMPQKFGLYEDLTVMENLNLYADLRSVTGETRQKTFARLLEFTSLGPFTDRLAGKLSGGMKQKLGLACTLVGEPKVLLLDEPGVGVDPISRRELWQMVHELAGDGMLILWSTSYLDEAEQCRDVLLMNEGELLYQGEPTTLTQSMAGRSFLLHSPQESNRRLLQRVLRLPQVSDGMIQGRSVRIILKKEATADDIRQAQGMPEIEIEETAPRFEDAFIDLLGGAGTSESPLAAILHTVEGTPGETVIEAKSLTKKFGDFAATDNVNFAVKRGEIFGLLGPNGAGKSTTFKMMCGLLVPTSGKALVLGMDLKVSSGKARQRLGYMAQKFSLYGNLTVDQNLRFFSGVYGLRGRAQNEKISRMSDAFGLTHIASHATDDLPLGFKQRLALACSLMHEPDILFLDEPTSGVDPITRREFWLHINSMVEKGVTVMVTTHFMDEAEYCDRIGLVYRGKLIAHGTPDDLKEQAADDEVPDPTMEQAFITLIHDWDKENAHAQ, from the coding sequence ATGAATGACGCGGTTATCCAGCTCAACAATCTGGTCAAACGCTTCGCGGGGATGGATAAACCGGCGGTCGCGCCGCTGAACTGTACCATCCAGAAAGGCTATGTGACCGGGCTGGTCGGCCCGGACGGTGCCGGCAAAACCACGCTGATGCGCATGCTGGCGGGGCTGCTGAAGCCCGACGAAGGCTCGGCCAGCGTGCTCGGGCTCGACCCGATTGAAAACGACGGCCCCCTTCACGCAATAATGGGCTATATGCCGCAGAAGTTCGGCCTGTATGAAGACCTGACGGTGATGGAAAACCTGAATTTGTACGCCGACCTGCGCAGCGTCACCGGCGAAACCCGTCAGAAAACCTTCGCCCGCCTGCTGGAGTTTACCTCCCTTGGCCCGTTCACCGACCGGCTGGCGGGCAAGCTCTCCGGCGGCATGAAGCAGAAGCTGGGGCTCGCCTGTACGCTGGTCGGCGAGCCGAAAGTCCTGCTGCTGGACGAGCCGGGCGTGGGCGTTGATCCCATTTCGCGCCGTGAATTGTGGCAGATGGTGCACGAGCTGGCGGGCGACGGGATGCTGATCCTCTGGAGCACCTCCTACCTCGACGAAGCGGAGCAGTGCCGGGACGTGCTGCTGATGAACGAAGGCGAGCTGCTCTATCAGGGCGAGCCGACGACGCTGACGCAAAGCATGGCCGGGCGCAGCTTCCTGCTGCACAGCCCGCAGGAGTCCAACCGCAGGCTGCTTCAGCGCGTGCTCAGGCTGCCGCAGGTCAGCGACGGGATGATCCAGGGCCGCTCGGTGCGCATTATTCTGAAAAAAGAGGCCACCGCCGACGACATTCGCCAGGCGCAAGGGATGCCAGAGATAGAGATAGAAGAGACCGCACCGCGCTTCGAGGACGCGTTTATCGACCTGCTGGGCGGCGCGGGAACGTCAGAGTCGCCGCTTGCCGCCATTCTGCATACGGTGGAAGGCACGCCGGGCGAAACGGTGATTGAGGCCAAATCCCTGACCAAGAAATTTGGCGATTTCGCCGCGACCGATAACGTCAACTTTGCGGTGAAGCGCGGCGAGATTTTTGGCCTGCTCGGGCCGAACGGAGCGGGGAAATCCACCACCTTCAAAATGATGTGCGGCCTGCTGGTCCCCACATCCGGCAAGGCGCTGGTGCTGGGTATGGACCTGAAGGTCAGCTCCGGCAAAGCGCGCCAGCGTCTCGGCTATATGGCGCAGAAGTTTTCGCTGTACGGCAACCTGACGGTGGATCAGAACCTGCGCTTTTTCTCGGGCGTCTACGGCCTGCGCGGCCGGGCGCAGAACGAAAAAATCAGCCGGATGAGCGACGCGTTCGGGTTAACCCACATTGCCTCCCACGCGACGGACGACCTGCCGCTCGGCTTTAAGCAGCGGCTGGCGCTGGCCTGCTCGCTGATGCATGAGCCGGATATTCTGTTTCTTGATGAACCGACGTCAGGCGTTGATCCCATTACCCGCCGCGAGTTCTGGCTACACATCAACAGCATGGTAGAAAAAGGGGTGACCGTCATGGTCACTACCCACTTTATGGACGAGGCGGAATATTGCGACCGCATCGGGCTGGTGTACCGCGGCAAGCTGATTGCCCACGGTACGCCGGACGACCTGAAAGAGCAGGCCGCTGACGATGAGGTCCCGGACCCGACCATGGAGCAGGCGTTTATCACCCTCATCCACGACTGGGATAAGGAGAATGCACATGCGCAGTAA
- a CDS encoding ABC transporter permease: MRSNALSCRRVRALCVKETRQIVRDPSSWLIAVVIPLLLLFIFGYGINLDSSKLRVGILLEQQSEEALDFTHAMTGSPYIDATISDSRQELIQKMQAGKIRGLIVIPVDFAANMARANGDAPIQVITDGSEPNTANFVQGYAEGIWQLWQMQRAEDRGETFEPLIDVQTRYWFNPAAISQHFIIPGAVTIIMTVIGAILTSLVIAREWERGTMEALLSTEVTRVELLLCKIIPYYFLGMLAMLLCMLVSVFILGVPYRGSLIVLFFITSLFLLSTLGMGLLISTITRNQFNAAQVALNAAFLPSIMLSGFIFQIDSMPAVIRAVTYIIPARYFVSTLQSLFLAGNIPVVLIINTLFLMASAVMFIGLTWMKTKRRLD; the protein is encoded by the coding sequence ATGCGCAGTAATGCCCTTTCCTGTCGCCGGGTGCGCGCCCTGTGCGTCAAAGAGACGCGGCAGATCGTGCGCGACCCCAGCAGCTGGCTGATTGCCGTGGTGATCCCCCTGCTGCTGCTGTTTATTTTTGGCTACGGCATTAACCTGGATTCCAGCAAGCTCAGGGTGGGGATTTTACTGGAACAGCAGAGCGAAGAGGCGCTGGACTTTACCCACGCCATGACCGGCTCGCCCTATATTGACGCCACCATCAGCGACAGCCGACAGGAGCTGATCCAGAAAATGCAGGCCGGGAAAATTCGCGGCCTGATCGTCATTCCGGTGGATTTCGCCGCCAATATGGCGCGTGCAAACGGCGATGCGCCGATTCAGGTCATCACCGACGGCAGCGAGCCGAACACCGCTAACTTCGTGCAGGGCTACGCCGAGGGGATCTGGCAGCTCTGGCAAATGCAGCGCGCGGAAGACCGGGGCGAGACGTTCGAACCGCTGATCGACGTGCAGACGCGCTACTGGTTTAACCCGGCCGCCATCAGCCAGCACTTTATCATTCCGGGCGCGGTGACGATTATCATGACGGTTATCGGCGCAATTCTGACGTCGCTGGTCATCGCCCGCGAGTGGGAGCGCGGCACCATGGAGGCGCTGCTGTCCACCGAAGTGACGCGCGTCGAACTGTTGCTCTGCAAAATCATTCCCTACTATTTCCTCGGCATGCTGGCGATGCTGCTCTGTATGCTTGTCTCCGTCTTTATCCTCGGCGTGCCCTATCGCGGCTCGCTGATCGTGCTGTTCTTTATTACCAGCCTGTTCCTGCTGAGCACGCTGGGAATGGGGCTGCTGATCTCCACCATCACCCGTAACCAGTTCAACGCCGCGCAGGTGGCGCTGAACGCCGCGTTCCTGCCGTCGATCATGCTCTCCGGCTTTATCTTCCAGATAGACAGCATGCCCGCCGTCATCCGTGCCGTGACCTACATTATCCCGGCGCGTTACTTCGTGAGCACCCTGCAAAGCCTGTTCCTGGCGGGGAATATACCGGTGGTGCTGATTATCAACACTCTGTTTTTGATGGCGTCGGCGGTGATGTTTATCGGGTTGACGTGGATGAAAACGAAAAGAAGATTAGATTAG
- a CDS encoding ABC transporter permease: MFHRLWTLIRKELQSLLREPQTRAILVLPVLIQVLLFPFAATLEVTNATIAVYNEDNGKHSVELTQRFARAKAFTHVLLLKSPQEIQPTIDTQKALLLVRFPADFSRNLDTFQTAPMQLILDGRNSNSAQIAANYLQQVVKDYQQELMDGKPKPNNSELVVRNWYNPNLDYKWFVVPSLIAMITTIGVMIVTSLSVAREREQGTLDQLLVSPLATWQIFVGKAVPALIVATFQATIVLGIGIWAYQIPFAGSLALFYFTMVIYGLSLVGFGLLISALCSTQQQAFIGVFVFMMPAILLSGYVSPVENMPVWLQDLTWVNPIRHFTDITKQIYLKDASLDIVWGSLWPLLVIAATTGSVAYAMFRRNIA, encoded by the coding sequence ATGTTTCACCGATTATGGACGTTAATACGCAAAGAGCTGCAATCCCTGCTGCGCGAGCCGCAAACCCGCGCCATTCTGGTGCTGCCGGTGCTCATCCAGGTGCTGCTGTTCCCCTTTGCCGCCACCCTTGAGGTCACCAACGCCACCATTGCCGTCTATAACGAAGACAACGGCAAACATTCCGTTGAGCTGACGCAGCGCTTTGCCCGCGCAAAAGCCTTTACCCACGTGCTGCTGCTGAAAAGTCCGCAGGAGATCCAGCCCACTATCGACACGCAGAAAGCCCTGCTGCTGGTGCGCTTCCCGGCCGATTTCTCCCGCAATCTGGATACCTTCCAGACCGCGCCGATGCAGCTGATCCTCGACGGGCGTAACTCCAACAGCGCCCAGATCGCGGCGAACTATCTCCAGCAGGTAGTGAAGGATTATCAGCAGGAGCTGATGGACGGCAAGCCAAAGCCCAACAACAGCGAGCTGGTGGTTCGCAACTGGTATAACCCGAATCTGGACTACAAGTGGTTTGTGGTGCCGTCGCTGATCGCCATGATCACCACCATCGGGGTGATGATCGTCACCTCGCTGTCGGTGGCGCGCGAGCGGGAACAGGGCACGCTCGATCAGCTGCTGGTATCCCCGCTGGCGACCTGGCAGATTTTTGTTGGCAAAGCGGTTCCGGCGCTGATTGTCGCCACCTTCCAGGCCACTATCGTGCTGGGCATTGGCATTTGGGCATACCAGATCCCGTTTGCCGGATCGCTGGCGCTGTTTTACTTCACGATGGTGATTTACGGGCTGTCGCTGGTCGGGTTTGGGCTGTTGATTTCGGCGCTCTGCTCCACGCAGCAGCAGGCGTTTATTGGCGTGTTCGTCTTTATGATGCCGGCGATATTGCTCTCAGGCTACGTCTCACCGGTCGAGAATATGCCGGTGTGGCTGCAGGACCTCACCTGGGTAAACCCGATCCGGCACTTTACGGACATCACCAAGCAAATTTATCTGAAGGACGCGAGTCTGGATATCGTCTGGGGAAGCTTGTGGCCGCTGCTGGTCATCGCGGCCACAACGGGTTCAGTGGCCTATGCGATGTTTAGACGCAACATTGCGTAG
- a CDS encoding YbhQ family protein, translating into MKWQQRVRVATGLSCWQIMLHLLVVAVLVMGWMSGTLVRVGLGLCVLYGVTVLSMLFLQRHHEARWREVGDVLEELTTTWYFGAAMIVLWLLSRVLQNNLLLALAGLAILAGPAVVSLLTKEKKLRNVASKHRIGH; encoded by the coding sequence ATGAAGTGGCAACAACGTGTTCGTGTCGCAACGGGTTTAAGTTGCTGGCAGATAATGTTGCATTTACTGGTCGTGGCCGTACTGGTGATGGGCTGGATGAGCGGCACGCTGGTGCGTGTTGGCTTAGGGTTATGCGTACTTTACGGCGTGACCGTGCTGTCGATGCTGTTCCTGCAGCGGCACCATGAAGCACGCTGGCGTGAAGTGGGTGATGTGCTCGAAGAGCTCACCACCACCTGGTATTTTGGTGCGGCGATGATCGTCCTGTGGCTTCTGTCACGCGTGCTGCAAAACAACCTGCTGCTGGCCCTGGCCGGTCTGGCAATCCTTGCAGGGCCTGCGGTTGTCTCTTTACTTACCAAAGAGAAAAAACTACGCAATGTTGCGTCTAAACATCGCATAGGCCACTGA
- a CDS encoding endonuclease/exonuclease/phosphatase family protein: MTHKTQHFSLKVLTINIHKGFTAFNRRFILPELRDAVRTVSADIVCLQEVMGAHEVHPMHVENWPDTPHYEFLADTMWSDYAYGRNAVYPEGHHGNAVLSRFPIEHYENRDVSVGESEKRGLLYCRIAPPELDFPIHVGCVHLGLREAHRQAQLQMLAEWTNALPEGEPVVVAGDFNDWRQRANHPLKVKAGLEEIFTRARGRPARTFPVRFPLLRLDRIYVKNAHASSPTALALLNWRHLSDHAPLSAEIHL; this comes from the coding sequence ATGACCCATAAAACGCAGCATTTCTCACTTAAGGTGCTGACGATTAACATTCATAAGGGCTTCACAGCATTTAACCGCCGCTTCATTTTACCGGAACTGCGCGACGCGGTGCGTACGGTAAGCGCGGACATTGTTTGCCTCCAGGAGGTGATGGGCGCCCACGAGGTGCATCCGATGCATGTCGAAAACTGGCCTGATACTCCCCACTACGAATTTCTGGCCGATACCATGTGGAGCGATTACGCCTACGGGCGCAACGCAGTCTACCCGGAGGGTCATCACGGCAACGCGGTGCTGTCGCGTTTTCCGATTGAACACTACGAGAATCGCGACGTCTCGGTCGGTGAAAGCGAAAAGCGCGGGCTATTGTACTGCCGCATCGCGCCGCCGGAACTCGATTTCCCCATCCACGTGGGCTGTGTTCACCTTGGCCTGCGTGAAGCGCACCGTCAGGCCCAGCTGCAGATGCTGGCCGAGTGGACGAACGCGCTGCCGGAAGGCGAACCCGTGGTTGTCGCTGGCGATTTCAACGACTGGCGGCAGCGGGCCAACCATCCGCTGAAGGTCAAGGCCGGGCTGGAGGAGATTTTCACCCGCGCCCGCGGCAGGCCGGCACGGACATTTCCCGTGCGTTTTCCCCTGCTGCGCCTTGACCGCATCTACGTGAAAAACGCTCATGCCAGCAGCCCTACCGCGCTGGCGTTACTCAACTGGCGACATTTATCAGACCATGCCCCGCTGAGCGCGGAGATCCACTTATGA
- the clsB gene encoding cardiolipin synthase ClsB, whose protein sequence is MKCSWQEGNRITLLENGDNFYPAVFEAISHAQQKVFLETFIWFEDDVGRQLHSALLHAARRGITIEVLLDGYGSPDLSDEFVNELTSAGVVFRYYDPGPRLLGMRTNLFRRMHRKIVVVDETVAFVGGINYSAEHMSDYGPEAKQDYAIRIEGPVVQDIQLFVLENLPGKEAARRWWRRRHRPEENRRPGEAQALFVWRDNEEHRDDIERHYLKMLANAKREVIIANAYFFPGYRILHAMRNAARRGVSVKLIVQGEPDMPIVKVGARLLYRYLVKSGVQIYEYRRRPLHGKVALMDDHWATVGSSNLDPLSLSLNLEANLIIHDRQFNHTLRENLQGLIDKDCVRVDQSMVPKRSWWNVGVGVVVFHFLRHFPAMVGWLPAHTPKLAQVDPPVQPEMETQDRVEAEDGGKT, encoded by the coding sequence ATGAAATGTTCATGGCAGGAAGGGAATCGAATTACGCTGCTGGAAAATGGCGATAACTTTTATCCGGCGGTCTTTGAGGCCATTAGCCACGCACAGCAGAAAGTCTTTCTTGAAACGTTTATCTGGTTTGAAGACGACGTGGGCAGACAGCTGCACAGCGCGCTGCTGCATGCCGCACGGCGCGGTATTACCATCGAGGTCCTGCTCGACGGATATGGTTCGCCGGATCTCAGCGATGAATTTGTCAACGAACTGACCTCCGCGGGCGTGGTGTTCCGCTACTACGATCCCGGCCCGCGCCTGTTAGGCATGCGCACCAACCTGTTCCGCCGTATGCACCGCAAAATTGTCGTGGTGGATGAAACGGTGGCGTTCGTTGGCGGCATTAACTACTCCGCCGAGCATATGTCGGATTACGGCCCCGAAGCGAAGCAGGACTACGCGATCCGCATCGAAGGGCCGGTGGTTCAGGACATTCAGCTGTTCGTGCTGGAAAACTTACCCGGCAAAGAGGCCGCTCGCCGCTGGTGGCGTCGTCGTCATCGCCCGGAAGAGAACCGCAGGCCGGGTGAAGCTCAGGCGCTGTTTGTCTGGCGGGACAACGAGGAGCACAGGGACGATATCGAGCGTCATTACCTGAAGATGCTGGCGAACGCAAAGCGCGAGGTTATTATCGCCAACGCCTACTTCTTCCCCGGCTACCGTATTTTGCACGCCATGCGCAACGCGGCCCGACGCGGCGTGAGCGTGAAGCTCATCGTGCAGGGCGAGCCCGATATGCCGATTGTGAAGGTGGGCGCGCGTCTGCTTTATCGCTATCTGGTTAAGAGCGGCGTGCAGATTTATGAATACCGCCGCCGCCCGCTGCACGGCAAAGTGGCCCTGATGGATGACCACTGGGCAACCGTTGGTTCGAGCAACCTCGACCCGCTGAGCCTGTCGCTCAATCTGGAGGCGAACCTGATCATCCACGATCGCCAGTTTAATCATACCCTGCGCGAAAACCTTCAGGGGCTTATCGACAAGGACTGCGTGCGGGTGGATCAATCCATGGTGCCCAAGCGCAGCTGGTGGAACGTTGGCGTCGGCGTGGTGGTGTTCCACTTCCTGCGCCACTTCCCGGCCATGGTCGGCTGGCTCCCCGCGCACACGCCGAAGCTTGCGCAGGTGGACCCACCGGTTCAACCCGAAATGGAAACCCAGGACCGCGTAGAAGCGGAAGACGGAGGGAAAACCTGA
- a CDS encoding lysylphosphatidylglycerol synthase domain-containing protein, which produces MSKSHPRWRVAKKILTWLFFIAVAVLLVVYAQKVDWEEVWKVIRNYNRTVLLSAVGLVIVSYLMYGCYDLLGRAYCGHKLAKRQVMLVSFICYAFNLTLSTWVGGIGMRYRLYSRLGLPGGTITRIFSLSITTNWLGYILLGGVIFTIGVVQLPAHWYIDETTLRILGFVLLLIIAVYLWACAFAKRRHMTIKGQKLVLPSWKFAVLQMVVSSANWMAMGAIIWLLIGEDVNYFFVLGVLLVSSIAGVIVHIPAGIGVLEAVFIALLAGEHVSHGTIIAALLAYRMIYYFLPLALATVCYLVLESRAKKLRAKNERMLAK; this is translated from the coding sequence ATGTCAAAATCCCATCCACGCTGGCGCGTGGCGAAGAAAATCCTCACCTGGCTGTTCTTTATTGCCGTCGCGGTGCTGCTGGTGGTGTACGCCCAAAAAGTTGACTGGGAAGAGGTGTGGAAGGTTATCCGCAACTACAACCGAACGGTGCTGCTTAGCGCCGTTGGGCTGGTCATCGTAAGCTACCTGATGTACGGCTGTTATGACCTGCTGGGCCGCGCCTACTGCGGCCACAAGCTGGCCAAGCGTCAGGTGATGCTGGTGTCGTTTATCTGTTACGCCTTTAACCTGACGCTGAGCACCTGGGTCGGCGGGATTGGCATGCGCTATCGCTTATATTCGCGCCTCGGCCTGCCGGGTGGGACCATCACGCGCATTTTCTCGTTAAGCATCACCACCAACTGGCTGGGGTATATTCTGCTCGGTGGGGTAATCTTTACCATCGGCGTGGTGCAGCTGCCCGCGCACTGGTATATCGATGAAACCACGCTGCGGATTTTAGGCTTCGTGCTGCTGCTGATCATCGCCGTGTACCTGTGGGCCTGCGCCTTTGCTAAGCGTCGGCATATGACCATCAAAGGGCAAAAGCTGGTGCTGCCCTCGTGGAAATTCGCGGTACTGCAGATGGTGGTCTCCAGCGCCAACTGGATGGCGATGGGGGCGATTATCTGGCTGCTGATTGGCGAAGACGTGAACTACTTCTTCGTGCTCGGCGTGCTGCTGGTGAGCAGCATTGCCGGGGTGATTGTGCATATTCCGGCGGGTATTGGCGTGCTGGAGGCGGTGTTTATCGCGCTGCTTGCGGGGGAACATGTTTCTCATGGCACAATCATCGCCGCCCTGCTGGCATACCGCATGATCTACTACTTCCTGCCGCTGGCGCTGGCGACGGTCTGTTATCTGGTGCTGGAGAGTCGGGCGAAGAAGCTGCGGGCGAAGAACGAGAGGATGTTAGCGAAGTGA
- a CDS encoding Bax inhibitor-1/YccA family protein → MDRFPRSDSIVQQTRSGLQTYMAQVYGWMTVGLLLTAFIAWYAANTPEIMMFIFSSKITFFGLIIAQLAVVFVLSGMVHKLSAGMATTLFMLYSVLTGLTLSSIFIAYTYASIASTFVVTGGMFGAMSLYGYTTKRDLSGFGSMLFMGLIGIVLASLVNLWLKSEALMWAVTYIGVVVFVGLTAYDTQKLKNIGEQIDVRDSSTLRKYSIVGALTLYLDFINLFLMLLRIMGNRR, encoded by the coding sequence ATGGACCGATTTCCGCGTTCCGATTCAATAGTACAGCAGACCCGTAGCGGCCTGCAGACGTATATGGCTCAGGTGTACGGCTGGATGACGGTCGGCCTGCTGCTCACCGCGTTTATCGCGTGGTATGCGGCAAATACGCCAGAGATCATGATGTTTATCTTCTCGAGCAAAATAACCTTCTTTGGCCTGATCATTGCGCAGCTGGCGGTCGTTTTTGTCCTTTCCGGTATGGTGCATAAGCTCAGCGCCGGCATGGCAACCACGCTGTTTATGCTCTATTCGGTGCTGACCGGGCTAACGCTCTCCAGTATTTTCATCGCCTATACCTACGCCTCGATCGCCAGCACGTTTGTGGTGACCGGCGGGATGTTCGGCGCGATGAGCCTCTACGGCTACACCACCAAGCGTGACCTGAGCGGTTTTGGCAGCATGCTGTTTATGGGGCTGATTGGGATCGTGCTGGCGTCGCTGGTGAACCTGTGGCTGAAGAGCGAAGCGCTGATGTGGGCCGTGACCTATATCGGGGTGGTGGTCTTCGTCGGGCTGACGGCCTACGACACCCAGAAGCTGAAGAACATTGGCGAGCAGATTGACGTGCGCGACAGTTCAACGCTGCGCAAATACTCGATTGTAGGCGCGCTGACCCTCTATCTGGACTTTATCAACCTGTTCCTGATGCTGCTGCGTATTATGGGCAACCGTCGTTAA
- the moaE gene encoding molybdopterin synthase catalytic subunit MoaE, whose protein sequence is MAETRIVVGQDRFNVGAEYDWLAERDEDGAVVTFTGKVRNHNLGDSVKALTLEHYPGMTEKSLVEIVEQARGRWPLGRVTVIHRIGEMWPGEEIVFVGVTSAHRSSAFAAGEFIMDFLKTKAPFWKREATPEGDRWVESRDSDKQAASRW, encoded by the coding sequence ATGGCGGAAACCCGAATTGTGGTCGGCCAGGATCGCTTTAACGTCGGTGCGGAATATGACTGGCTGGCGGAGCGCGACGAAGACGGCGCGGTGGTGACCTTCACCGGAAAAGTGCGTAATCACAACCTTGGCGACAGCGTGAAGGCGCTGACGCTGGAGCACTATCCGGGCATGACGGAAAAATCGCTGGTGGAGATTGTGGAACAGGCGCGAGGCCGCTGGCCGCTGGGGCGGGTGACGGTTATCCACCGCATCGGTGAGATGTGGCCAGGCGAGGAGATTGTCTTCGTCGGGGTGACCAGCGCGCACCGCAGCAGCGCCTTTGCGGCAGGGGAGTTCATTATGGACTTCCTCAAAACCAAAGCGCCATTCTGGAAGCGTGAAGCGACGCCGGAAGGCGACCGGTGGGTGGAATCCCGCGACAGCGACAAGCAGGCGGCCAGCCGTTGGTAA
- the moaD gene encoding molybdopterin synthase sulfur carrier subunit has protein sequence MIKVLFFAQVRELVNTDSLTLDAPFENVAALRAHLAAQSDRWALALDEGKLLAAVNQTLVEFSHPLSAGDEVAFFPPVTGG, from the coding sequence ATGATTAAGGTGCTCTTTTTTGCGCAGGTCCGCGAGCTGGTCAATACTGACAGCCTGACGCTGGACGCGCCGTTTGAAAACGTTGCCGCGCTGCGCGCGCATCTGGCCGCGCAAAGCGACCGCTGGGCGCTGGCCCTGGACGAAGGCAAGCTGCTGGCTGCCGTTAATCAGACGCTGGTGGAGTTCTCTCATCCGCTGTCAGCAGGGGATGAAGTGGCCTTCTTCCCACCGGTTACAGGGGGCTGA
- the moaC gene encoding cyclic pyranopterin monophosphate synthase MoaC has product MSQLTHINAAGEAHMVDVSAKAETVREARAEAFVTMLPETLAMIIDGSHHKGDVFATARIAGIQAAKRTWDLIPLCHPLMLSKVEVNLQAQPEHSRVRIESLCRLTGKTGVEMEALTAASVAALTIYDMCKAVQKDMVIGPVRLLAKSGGKSGDFKVDSHD; this is encoded by the coding sequence ATGTCGCAACTGACCCACATTAACGCCGCCGGTGAAGCGCATATGGTGGATGTTTCCGCCAAGGCTGAAACGGTGCGCGAGGCGCGCGCCGAAGCGTTCGTCACCATGCTGCCAGAAACGCTGGCGATGATTATCGACGGCAGCCACCACAAGGGCGACGTCTTTGCCACCGCGCGTATCGCCGGGATCCAGGCCGCGAAGCGCACCTGGGATTTAATTCCCCTCTGCCATCCGCTGATGCTCAGCAAAGTGGAGGTGAATCTGCAGGCGCAGCCGGAGCACAGCCGCGTGCGCATTGAATCACTTTGCCGCCTGACCGGTAAAACCGGCGTTGAGATGGAAGCCCTAACGGCGGCGTCCGTGGCGGCGCTGACTATCTACGATATGTGCAAGGCCGTGCAGAAAGATATGGTGATTGGCCCGGTGCGTCTGCTGGCGAAAAGCGGCGGCAAATCCGGCGATTTTAAGGTGGACAGTCATGATTAA
- the moaB gene encoding molybdenum cofactor biosynthesis protein B, with the protein MSQVSAEFIPTRIAILTVSDRRGEEDDTSGHWLRDAAHEAGHHVVDKAIVKENRYAIRAQVSQWIASDEVQVVLITGGTGFTAGDQAPEALLPLFDREVEGFGEVFRMLSFEEIGTSTLQSRAVAGVANKTLIFAMPGSTKACRTAWENIIAPQLDARTRPCNFHPHLKK; encoded by the coding sequence ATGAGTCAGGTAAGCGCAGAATTTATCCCGACACGTATTGCTATTCTTACCGTTTCTGACCGCCGTGGTGAAGAGGATGACACCTCCGGCCACTGGCTGCGCGATGCGGCCCACGAGGCGGGGCACCACGTTGTTGATAAAGCCATTGTCAAAGAGAACCGCTACGCCATTCGCGCGCAGGTATCACAGTGGATCGCCAGCGACGAGGTGCAGGTGGTCTTGATCACCGGCGGCACCGGTTTTACCGCAGGCGACCAGGCGCCGGAAGCGCTGCTCCCGCTGTTTGACCGCGAAGTGGAAGGCTTCGGTGAGGTGTTCCGAATGCTCTCGTTTGAAGAGATTGGCACCTCCACGCTGCAGTCGCGCGCCGTGGCGGGCGTGGCGAACAAGACGCTAATCTTCGCCATGCCGGGTTCGACCAAAGCGTGCCGCACCGCATGGGAAAACATTATTGCCCCGCAGCTGGATGCCCGCACCCGTCCGTGTAATTTCCACCCTCATTTAAAGAAATAA